The nucleotide sequence TACCGGGTGTACGTTATCATATCGTTCGTGGTGCGCTTGACACTGCAGGCGTAGAAGGTCGTATGCAAGGCCGTTCTAAATATGGTACAAAACGACCTAAAAAATAATGCGGCATAATTTTATATTAATTAATGAGATTTGAGAGGAGGGAATTTTATGCCACGTAAAGGACCAGTCGCACGCAGAGATGTTCTGCCTGACCCGATTTACAATTCAAAACTTATCACTCGCTTAATCAATCAGGTTATGATTGATGGTAAGAGAGGTACAGCACAAACTATTCTTTACAATGCATTTAACCTAGTGCAAGAACGTACTGGAAATGAACCGATGGAAGTGTTCGAACAAGCTATGAAGAACATTATGCCACTACTTGAGGTACGCGCACGTCGTGTTGGTGGTGCAAACTACCAAGTACCGGTAGAAGTTCGTCCAGAACGTCGTACAACACTTGGTCTTCGTTGGTTAGTTCAATATTCACGTTCTCGCGGAGAGAAAACGATGGAAGAGCGTCTTGCTAACGAAATCATGGATGCTGCTAACAATACAGGCGCAGCTGTTAAGAAACGCGAAGATACTCATAAGATGGCTGAAGCAAACAAAGCATTTGCTCACTATCGTTGGTAATCTTAGATTAGAAATAAAAACACGAATTCATTTTCACAGAGGAAGGAGAAAGACGAATGCCTAGAGAGTTCTCCTTAGAAAAGACTCGTAACATTGGTATCATGGCACACATTGATGCTGGAAAAACAACGTGTACTGAGCGTATTCTTTTCTACACAGGACGTATCCACAAAATTGGTGAAACACATGAAGGTGCATCTCAAATGGACTGGATGGAGCAGGAACAAGAGCGCGGAATCACAATCACTTCCGCTGCAACAACTGCTCAATGGAAAGATCACCGAGTTAACATTATCGATACTCCTGGACACGTAGACTTCACAGTTGAAGTTGAACGTTCATTGCGTGTATTAGATGGTGCGGTAGCAGTACTTGACGCTCAGTCAGGTGTTGAGCCACAGACTGAAACAGTATGGCGCCAAGCAACAACATACGGGGTACCACGTATTGTGTTCGTTAACAAAATGGACAAAATCGGTGCTGACTTCTTGTACTCAGTAGGTACAATGAAAGACCGCCTAGGTGCAAATGCACATCCTGTTCAACTTCCGATTGGTGCGGAAGATGAATTTGAAGGCATCATTGACTTAGTAGAAATGAAAGCATTCTACTATGAAGATGACCTAGGAACTCGCGCGAAAGCTGTTGAAATTCCTGAAGAACACAAAGAGCTAGCTGATGAGTACCGTTCAAGCCTAATTGAAGCAGTAGCTGAGCTTGACGAAGAACTTATGATGCGCTATTTAGAAGGAGAAGAGCTTACGAACGAAGAGC is from Bacillus tianshenii and encodes:
- the rpsG gene encoding 30S ribosomal protein S7 yields the protein MPRKGPVARRDVLPDPIYNSKLITRLINQVMIDGKRGTAQTILYNAFNLVQERTGNEPMEVFEQAMKNIMPLLEVRARRVGGANYQVPVEVRPERRTTLGLRWLVQYSRSRGEKTMEERLANEIMDAANNTGAAVKKREDTHKMAEANKAFAHYRW